One window from the genome of Salvelinus namaycush isolate Seneca chromosome 19, SaNama_1.0, whole genome shotgun sequence encodes:
- the LOC120064211 gene encoding uncharacterized protein LOC120064211 has product MSDTEAASTSEAASTSEAASTSEAASTSGSIVNVLDDAPPLIRTDSIYLTKAMLGYKTDDSITSIGNSVDGYVPGSSEEGNFYEENLTGEMSVIRAKKPMTKGKLGQKRDSHGEMSAIRAKQPMTKGKLGQRRGSHSAKGTKRFWSTIEVDAVEDSLMNFIRMGKRPGKQDCEKCIAASPQALVNRDWRAVKFYVHNKIVADQR; this is encoded by the exons ATGTCAGACaccgaggctgccagtacctctgaggctgccagtacctctgaggctgccagtacctctgaggctgccagtacttcTGGGTCGATAGTCAATGTGTTGGATGATGCACCACCGTTGATCAGAACAGACAGTATATAC TTGACCAAAGCTATGCTTGGATACAAGACTGATGACTCAATAACCAGCATTGGCAACAGTGTAGATGGTTATGTCCCAGGATCATCAGAGGAAGGCAATTTTTATGAAGAAAATCTGACAG gagAGATGTCAGTGATTCGGGCCAAaaagccaatgaccaagggaaagctggggcAAAAGAGAGACTCACACG gagagatgtcagcgattcgggccaaacagccaatgaccaagggaaagctgggacaaaggAGAGGCTCACACA GTGCCAAAGGAACAAAAAGGTTTTGGTCGACAATAGAGGTGGATGCAGTTGAAGATTCCTTGATGAATTTTATCCGAATGGGAAAAAGGCCTGGAAAACAAGACTGTGAGAAATGCATTGCTGCTTCTCCCCAAGCGCTAGTAAACAGGGACTGGAGAGCAGTAAAGTTCTATGTACACAACAAAATAGTTGCAGATCAGAGATAA